A window from Streptomyces sp. NBC_00271 encodes these proteins:
- a CDS encoding MATE family efflux transporter, with the protein MTQAPPAPEAARRRHDREIVALAVPAFGALVAEPLFVMADSAIVGHLGTAQLAGLGVASALLTTAVSVFVFLAYATTAAVARRVGAGDLRAAIRQGMDGIWLALLLGALVIAAVLPTAPALVELFGTSHTAAPYATTYLRISSLGIPAMLIVLASTGVLRGLQDTKTPLYVAVGGFVANAALNVGLVYGAGLGIAGSAWGTVIAQFGMAAVYLFVVVRGARKHGASLRPDVAGIRACAQAGAPLLVRTLSLRTILMIATAVAARLGDADMAAHQIILSLWSLLAFALDAIAIAGQAIIGRHLGANDAQGAREACRRMVQWGIASGVVLGLLVIAARPIFLPLFTSDSAVQNTAFPALVLVAVSQPISGIVFVLDGVLMGAGDGPYLAWAMLLTLALFTPVALLVPTLGGGLTALWGAMTLMMTVRMLTLWLRSHSGRWIVTGATR; encoded by the coding sequence ATGACACAGGCTCCCCCGGCACCCGAGGCCGCCCGACGCCGGCACGACCGAGAGATCGTCGCGCTGGCCGTTCCGGCCTTCGGCGCACTCGTCGCCGAGCCTCTGTTCGTGATGGCCGACAGCGCCATCGTCGGACACCTAGGCACCGCACAACTGGCCGGCCTCGGTGTCGCCTCCGCCCTCCTTACGACCGCCGTCAGTGTTTTCGTCTTCCTCGCGTACGCCACCACCGCCGCCGTCGCCCGACGGGTCGGCGCCGGTGATCTGCGGGCCGCGATACGCCAGGGCATGGACGGCATCTGGCTCGCGCTCCTGCTCGGCGCGCTCGTCATAGCCGCCGTCCTGCCCACGGCACCCGCACTCGTGGAACTCTTCGGCACCTCGCACACCGCGGCCCCGTACGCGACGACCTATCTGCGCATCTCCTCGCTCGGTATCCCCGCGATGCTCATCGTGCTCGCGTCCACCGGGGTCCTGCGCGGACTGCAGGACACGAAGACCCCCCTCTATGTCGCCGTCGGGGGCTTCGTCGCCAACGCCGCGCTCAACGTGGGCCTCGTCTACGGCGCCGGACTGGGTATCGCCGGCTCCGCCTGGGGCACCGTCATCGCCCAGTTCGGGATGGCCGCGGTGTATCTGTTCGTCGTCGTCCGCGGGGCCCGGAAGCACGGGGCCTCGCTGCGACCGGACGTCGCCGGGATACGGGCCTGCGCTCAGGCCGGTGCGCCCCTGCTCGTGCGCACGCTTTCACTGAGGACGATCCTCATGATCGCCACGGCTGTCGCCGCGCGGCTCGGGGACGCCGACATGGCCGCACACCAGATCATCCTGTCCCTGTGGAGTCTGCTCGCCTTCGCGCTCGACGCGATCGCCATCGCCGGACAGGCCATCATCGGACGCCATCTCGGTGCGAACGACGCTCAGGGTGCTCGCGAGGCCTGCCGCCGCATGGTCCAGTGGGGCATCGCTTCCGGTGTCGTGCTCGGCCTGCTGGTGATCGCCGCCCGCCCGATCTTCCTTCCCTTGTTCACCAGCGACTCGGCCGTCCAGAACACGGCGTTTCCCGCGCTGGTTCTGGTGGCCGTCTCACAACCGATCAGCGGGATCGTCTTCGTGCTCGACGGAGTCCTGATGGGCGCGGGAGACGGGCCCTACCTGGCGTGGGCCATGCTGCTCACCCTGGCGCTCTTCACTCCCGTCGCGCTGCTGGTGCCCACGCTCGGGGGCGGGCTCACCGCCCTCTGGGGAGCGATGACGCTGATGATGACGGTGAGGATGCTGACCCTGTGGCTGCGCTCCCACTCGGGACGCTGGATCGTCACGGGCGCGACGCGCTGA
- the rplI gene encoding 50S ribosomal protein L9, whose amino-acid sequence MKIILTHEVSGLGAAGDVVDVKDGYARNYLIPRNFAIRWTKGGEKDVEQIRRARKIHEIATIEQANEIKARLEGVKVRLAVRSGDAGRLFGSVTPADIASAIKASGGPEVDKRRIELGSPIKTLGAHETSVRLHPEVAAKVNIEVVAA is encoded by the coding sequence ATGAAGATCATCCTCACCCACGAGGTCTCCGGCCTCGGTGCCGCGGGCGACGTCGTCGACGTCAAGGACGGTTACGCTCGCAACTACCTGATCCCGCGGAACTTTGCGATCCGCTGGACCAAGGGTGGCGAGAAGGACGTCGAGCAGATCCGTCGTGCTCGCAAGATCCACGAGATCGCGACCATCGAGCAGGCCAACGAGATCAAGGCCCGCCTCGAAGGCGTGAAGGTCCGTCTGGCCGTCCGCTCCGGCGACGCCGGTCGTCTCTTCGGTTCCGTCACCCCGGCCGACATCGCTTCGGCGATCAAGGCTTCCGGTGGCCCCGAGGTCGACAAGCGCCGCATCGAGCTGGGCTCGCCGATCAAGACCCTGGGCGCCCACGAGACGTCCGTGCGTCTGCACCCCGAGGTTGCCGCCAAGGTCAACATCGAGGTCGTCGCGGCCTGA
- the rpsR gene encoding 30S ribosomal protein S18, protein MAKPPVRKPKKKVCAFCKDKVTYVDYKDTNMLRKFISDRGKIRARRVTGNCTQHQRDVATAVKNSREMALLPYTSTAR, encoded by the coding sequence ATGGCGAAGCCGCCTGTGCGCAAGCCGAAGAAGAAGGTCTGCGCTTTCTGCAAGGACAAGGTCACGTACGTGGACTACAAGGACACGAACATGCTGCGGAAGTTCATTTCCGACCGCGGCAAGATCCGTGCCCGCCGCGTGACCGGCAACTGCACGCAGCACCAGCGTGACGTCGCCACGGCCGTGAAGAACAGCCGTGAGATGGCGCTGCTGCCCTACACCTCCACCGCGCGATAA
- a CDS encoding single-stranded DNA-binding protein has product MAGETVITVVGNLVDDPELRFTPSGAAVAKFRVASTPRTFDRQTNEWKDGESLFLTCSVWRQAAENVAESLQRGMRVIVQGRLKQRSYEDREGVKRTVYELDVEEVGASLKNATAKVTKTTGRGGQGGYGGGGGGQQGGGWGGGSGGGQQGGGGAPAEDPWATSAPAGGNQGGGGGGWGGNSGGSGGSGGGYSDEPPF; this is encoded by the coding sequence ATGGCAGGCGAGACCGTCATCACGGTCGTCGGCAATCTTGTCGACGACCCCGAGCTGCGCTTCACCCCTTCCGGTGCGGCGGTCGCGAAGTTCCGTGTCGCGTCCACCCCCCGCACCTTCGACCGTCAGACCAATGAGTGGAAGGACGGCGAGAGCCTGTTCCTGACCTGCTCGGTCTGGCGTCAGGCGGCGGAGAACGTCGCCGAGTCGCTCCAGCGAGGCATGCGCGTCATCGTGCAGGGCCGGCTGAAGCAGCGGTCCTACGAGGACCGTGAGGGCGTCAAGCGCACGGTCTACGAGCTGGACGTCGAGGAAGTCGGCGCCAGCCTGAAGAACGCCACGGCCAAGGTCACCAAGACCACCGGTCGAGGTGGCCAGGGTGGTTACGGCGGCGGCGGTGGCGGCCAGCAGGGCGGCGGCTGGGGCGGAGGCTCCGGCGGCGGCCAGCAGGGCGGCGGCGGAGCTCCCGCGGAGGATCCCTGGGCGACCAGCGCTCCTGCCGGTGGCAACCAGGGCGGCGGCGGTGGCGGCTGGGGTGGAAACTCCGGCGGCTCCGGCGGCTCTGGCGGCGGCTACTCGGACGAGCCCCCCTTCTAG
- the rpsF gene encoding 30S ribosomal protein S6 → MRHYEVMVILDPDLEERAVSPLIENFLSVVREGNGKVEKVDTWGRRRLAYEIKKKPEGIYSVIDLQAEPAVVKELDRQMNLNESVLRTKVLRPETH, encoded by the coding sequence ATGCGTCACTACGAGGTGATGGTCATCCTCGACCCCGATCTCGAGGAGCGCGCTGTCTCCCCGCTGATCGAGAACTTCCTCTCCGTCGTCCGTGAGGGCAACGGAAAGGTCGAGAAGGTCGACACCTGGGGCCGTCGTCGTCTCGCGTACGAGATCAAGAAGAAGCCCGAGGGCATCTACTCGGTCATCGACCTGCAGGCCGAGCCTGCGGTCGTCAAGGAGCTCGACCGCCAGATGAACCTGAACGAGTCGGTCCTCCGGACCAAGGTCCTCCGTCCCGAGACCCACTGA
- the femX gene encoding peptidoglycan bridge formation glycyltransferase FemX has product MSLTLRTISREQHLAYIQSLPAASHMQVPAWADVKAEWRSESLGWFDERTGEMVGAGLVLYRQLPKIKRYLAYLPEGPVINWYAPNLDEWLQPMLAHLKQQGAFSVKMGPPVIIRRWEATSIKGGIQNPDVKRLRDIEADFIEPRAFEVADKLRRMGWQQGEDGGAGFGDVQPRYVFQVPLANRSLEEVHKNFNQLWRRNIKKAEKEGVEVVQGGYHDLEEWQRLYEITAIRDHFRPRPLSYFQRMWSALNTEDPNRMRLYFARRGGVNLSAATMLVVGGHVWYSYGASDNIGREFRPSNAMQWRMLRDSYALGATVYDLRGISDSLDETDHLFGLIQFKVGTGGQAAEYLGEWDFPLNKLLHKALDIYMSRR; this is encoded by the coding sequence ATGAGCCTGACCCTGAGGACCATCAGCCGAGAGCAGCATCTGGCCTACATCCAGAGCCTGCCCGCGGCTAGCCACATGCAGGTTCCGGCATGGGCCGATGTCAAGGCGGAGTGGCGCTCCGAGAGCCTGGGCTGGTTCGACGAGCGGACCGGCGAGATGGTGGGCGCCGGGCTGGTGCTGTACCGCCAGCTGCCCAAGATCAAGCGCTACCTCGCCTACCTCCCCGAGGGCCCGGTCATCAACTGGTACGCGCCGAACCTCGACGAGTGGCTGCAGCCGATGCTCGCGCACCTCAAGCAGCAGGGCGCCTTCTCCGTGAAGATGGGCCCGCCGGTGATCATCCGGCGCTGGGAGGCCACGTCCATCAAGGGCGGCATCCAGAACCCGGACGTGAAGCGCCTGCGCGACATCGAGGCGGACTTCATCGAACCGCGCGCCTTCGAGGTCGCCGACAAGCTGCGCCGCATGGGCTGGCAGCAGGGTGAGGACGGCGGCGCCGGCTTCGGCGACGTACAGCCCCGCTACGTCTTCCAGGTACCGCTGGCCAACCGCTCCCTGGAAGAGGTCCACAAGAACTTCAACCAGCTGTGGCGGCGCAACATCAAGAAGGCCGAGAAAGAGGGCGTCGAGGTCGTCCAGGGCGGCTACCACGACCTCGAGGAGTGGCAGCGGCTGTACGAGATCACGGCGATCCGCGACCACTTCCGGCCGCGCCCGCTGTCGTACTTCCAGCGCATGTGGTCGGCCCTCAACACCGAGGACCCCAACCGGATGCGGCTCTACTTCGCCCGGCGCGGCGGCGTGAACCTGTCCGCGGCCACGATGCTGGTCGTCGGTGGGCACGTCTGGTACTCGTACGGCGCATCGGACAACATCGGGCGTGAGTTCCGGCCCTCGAACGCGATGCAGTGGCGGATGCTGCGCGACTCGTACGCCCTGGGTGCGACCGTCTACGACCTGCGCGGCATCTCCGACTCGCTGGACGAGACGGACCACCTCTTCGGTCTGATCCAGTTCAAGGTGGGCACGGGCGGGCAGGCCGCCGAGTACCTCGGCGAGTGGGACTTCCCGCTCAACAAGCTGCTCCACAAGGCGCTCGACATCTACATGTCACGCCGCTGA
- a CDS encoding alanine racemase — MALTLYVDTARWRAHHKQVSEQFPGLVPVCKGNGYGFGHERLADEATRLGSDILAVGTTYEAARIKDWFGGDLLVLTPFRRGEEPVPLPDRVIRSVSSIDGVYGLVGARVVIEVMSSMKRHGVSEQDLPHLHSAIENVRLEGFAIHLPLDRTDGSDAVEEVIGWMDRLRAARLPLHTMFVSHLKADELARLQQQFPQTRFRARIGTRLWLGDHEATEYRGAVLDVTRVSKGDRFGYRQQKTASDGWLVVVAGGTSHGVGLEAPKALHGVMPRAKGVARAGLATVNRNLSPFVWAGKQRWFAEPPHMQVSILFVPSDATEPRVGDELVAHLRHTTTQFDRIVER; from the coding sequence ATGGCGCTCACGCTCTACGTCGACACCGCGCGCTGGCGGGCACACCACAAGCAGGTGTCCGAGCAGTTTCCGGGGCTCGTCCCCGTCTGCAAGGGCAACGGCTACGGCTTCGGCCACGAGCGGCTCGCCGACGAGGCCACCCGCCTCGGCTCGGACATCCTGGCCGTCGGCACCACGTACGAGGCCGCCCGGATCAAGGACTGGTTCGGCGGCGATCTACTGGTCCTGACGCCGTTCAGGCGGGGCGAGGAGCCCGTACCGCTGCCCGACCGTGTCATCCGCTCGGTGTCGTCCATCGACGGCGTGTACGGCCTCGTGGGCGCCCGTGTCGTCATCGAGGTGATGTCCTCGATGAAGCGGCACGGTGTCAGCGAGCAGGATCTGCCGCATCTGCACTCCGCCATAGAGAACGTCCGGCTGGAGGGCTTCGCCATCCACCTGCCGCTGGACCGCACCGACGGCTCGGACGCCGTCGAGGAGGTCATCGGCTGGATGGACCGTCTGCGCGCGGCCCGGCTGCCGCTGCACACGATGTTCGTCAGCCACCTCAAGGCCGATGAGCTCGCGCGGCTGCAGCAGCAGTTCCCGCAGACCCGCTTCCGCGCCCGTATCGGCACCCGGCTGTGGCTGGGGGACCACGAGGCGACCGAGTACCGCGGAGCCGTCCTGGACGTCACCCGTGTCTCCAAGGGCGACCGTTTCGGCTACCGGCAGCAGAAGACGGCCTCCGACGGCTGGCTGGTCGTCGTGGCGGGCGGTACGTCGCACGGAGTGGGCCTGGAGGCTCCGAAGGCTCTGCACGGCGTCATGCCGCGCGCCAAGGGCGTCGCCCGGGCCGGCCTGGCGACGGTCAACCGGAACCTTTCTCCGTTCGTCTGGGCCGGCAAGCAGCGCTGGTTCGCCGAGCCGCCGCACATGCAGGTGTCGATCCTCTTCGTGCCGTCGGACGCCACGGAGCCGCGGGTCGGCGACGAGCTGGTGGCCCATCTGCGGCACACCACCACGCAGTTCGACCGCATCGTGGAGCGCTGA
- a CDS encoding glycosyltransferase family 87 protein, translated as MPSAETTRTSVREPEPVRPTKDDEVAAAGSELIGGPIGRRALLGASWWTPVRVIALVAIGMFALGMVQKLPCYDSGWFFGASTQYTHACYSDIPHLYQGRGFADGLVPYFDKLPGDMDYLEYPVLTGLFMEVAAWLTPGGGSIQHQEQIYWMVNAGMLMVCAAVIAVCTARTHRLRPWDGLLVALAPAFALTATINWDLLAVALLAAAMLMWSRGRSLAFGVLLGLATAAKFYPFLLMGPLLVLCWRAGKWREFGNALMGAVGAWLVVNLPVMYLAPEGWAKFYSFSQTRGIDFGSVFLFISTWWKIPISYQTANAWALVLMVLVCVAMAALVLTAPRRPRFAQLAFLIVAAFILTNKVYSPQYVLWLIPLAALARPKWRDFLIWQACEVAYFLGIWMYLAYTTSGEAHKGLSSHGYQFAIAAHLLGTLYLCAVVVRDILMPERDVVRRAGEDDPSGGVLDGAEDVFVLGEAAHPPRHAAHFDGPQVEWGGNGGGSAREDSSL; from the coding sequence ATGCCCAGTGCAGAGACGACGCGAACGAGCGTGCGCGAGCCGGAGCCGGTGCGGCCGACCAAGGACGATGAGGTCGCCGCGGCCGGAAGTGAGCTGATCGGCGGCCCCATCGGACGGAGAGCACTGCTGGGGGCGTCCTGGTGGACCCCGGTACGGGTGATCGCACTCGTCGCGATCGGCATGTTCGCCCTCGGTATGGTGCAGAAACTGCCCTGCTACGACAGTGGCTGGTTCTTCGGGGCCAGCACGCAGTACACGCACGCGTGCTACTCGGACATCCCGCACCTCTACCAGGGACGCGGTTTCGCCGACGGGCTCGTGCCGTACTTCGACAAGCTCCCCGGCGACATGGACTACCTCGAGTACCCGGTCCTGACCGGTCTGTTCATGGAGGTCGCGGCCTGGCTCACGCCGGGCGGCGGCAGCATCCAGCACCAGGAGCAGATCTACTGGATGGTCAACGCCGGGATGCTGATGGTGTGCGCGGCGGTCATCGCCGTATGCACCGCGCGCACCCACCGCCTGCGCCCCTGGGACGGCCTCCTGGTCGCCCTCGCGCCCGCCTTCGCGCTCACGGCCACCATCAACTGGGACCTCCTCGCGGTGGCCCTGCTGGCCGCCGCGATGCTCATGTGGTCGCGTGGCCGCTCCCTCGCTTTCGGTGTCCTGCTCGGGCTCGCCACGGCCGCCAAGTTCTACCCGTTCCTGCTCATGGGACCGCTGCTCGTGCTGTGCTGGCGGGCGGGCAAGTGGCGGGAGTTCGGGAACGCGCTCATGGGCGCGGTCGGAGCCTGGCTCGTGGTGAACCTTCCCGTGATGTACCTCGCGCCGGAAGGCTGGGCGAAGTTCTACAGCTTCAGCCAGACCAGGGGGATCGACTTCGGTTCGGTCTTTCTGTTCATCTCCACCTGGTGGAAGATCCCGATCAGCTACCAGACGGCGAACGCGTGGGCGCTGGTCCTGATGGTGCTCGTCTGCGTGGCCATGGCCGCGCTCGTGCTCACCGCCCCGCGCCGCCCCCGCTTCGCCCAGCTGGCCTTCCTGATCGTCGCGGCCTTCATCCTCACCAACAAGGTCTACTCCCCCCAGTACGTGCTGTGGCTGATCCCCCTGGCCGCGCTGGCCCGGCCGAAGTGGCGGGACTTCCTGATCTGGCAGGCGTGCGAGGTCGCGTACTTCCTGGGGATCTGGATGTACCTCGCGTACACGACCAGCGGGGAGGCCCACAAGGGCCTCTCCTCCCACGGGTACCAGTTCGCGATCGCCGCCCACCTCCTGGGGACGCTGTACCTGTGCGCCGTGGTCGTACGCGACATCCTCATGCCGGAGCGGGACGTCGTGCGCAGGGCGGGCGAGGACGATCCCTCGGGAGGCGTCCTGGACGGTGCGGAGGACGTCTTCGTGCTCGGCGAGGCGGCCCATCCACCGCGGCACGCGGCGCACTTCGACGGACCCCAGGTGGAATGGGGCGGCAACGGCGGCGGGTCGGCCCGGGAAGACAGTTCACTCTGA
- a CDS encoding transglycosylase domain-containing protein yields the protein MSEHRRKPSQPQGGGRAAARRGQTGPSSGRRAAPRGATGSPADSYESGGEEERPYTGRAEARRAAQRSSSGGRRRGADATGPGGRRGGPEGPGRARASGPVKKRFIDYPRAGKSGAGRWMPSWKLVTGTFLTFCGGLLVAAGIGYAMVGVPNPNDTALAQNNVFYWSDGTQMAATGGQTNRQIVGPEAIPKAMKNAVVSAENASFYKDRGVDPKGIARAFVNMARGGETQGGSTITQQYVKNTYLNQDQTITRKFKELFISIKVNSKLSKDQILAGYLNTAYYGRNAYGIQAAAQAYFGVDAEKLSTEQCVFLASVLKGPNLYNPDGGVGALADPDSNTKRVKERWTWILDREVTVGNMTQAERTKIKTFPTLKKANSTLSGQTGYLVDIAKEYVAKKAGITPEQLEKGGYRIYTTFDKKKVTELEKAVKATKKSFLDTKARPKTDKDVQFGAASVDPKTGKIVALYGGDGFDKGHYSNNANTTGVPVGSTWKPIVLATAMQYGTYKTTPEPLSPMARYNGDDLLVIKDQNGDPIMGNDGKPFRQKNEGTKAWGMVTLKKAMEQSINSPFAQLGVDVGLSKTRKVAQSMGILQDSFDQGNLNNVSFSLGTSTPSAIRMADAYGTFAASGSHYEPYSVTKVLKDSEPLPDFKPPAEQTAMPENVANNVTDVLQNVVQNGTGKKVADMGFPVAGKTGTTDKNKSAWFVGYTRELSTAVTLFRSDPKTSKLESMNGTGGVASVHGGDIPAQVWKDYMAVALKDSKHEDFPKAEPLGEILNASPSPSPTPSTTPSPSASPTPSTSPSPSLSSSPTASPTDTCGNFSWNCGNNGGTDAGGSGGPTGSTSPTATATITNGNTRGNGNGGIFAGQNGG from the coding sequence ATGAGCGAGCACCGTCGCAAACCGTCGCAGCCACAGGGCGGCGGACGTGCCGCGGCCCGACGCGGCCAGACCGGCCCGTCCTCCGGCCGCCGTGCGGCACCGCGAGGCGCCACCGGGTCCCCTGCCGACTCCTACGAGTCGGGAGGTGAGGAGGAGCGCCCCTACACCGGCCGCGCCGAGGCCCGGCGCGCAGCCCAGAGAAGCAGCAGTGGCGGCCGGCGCAGAGGCGCCGACGCCACAGGGCCCGGCGGCCGCCGCGGCGGTCCTGAGGGACCCGGGCGCGCGCGGGCCTCTGGGCCCGTAAAGAAGCGTTTCATCGACTACCCGCGCGCGGGTAAGTCGGGGGCCGGGCGCTGGATGCCCTCCTGGAAGCTGGTGACGGGTACGTTCCTCACCTTCTGCGGGGGGTTGCTGGTCGCGGCAGGCATCGGGTACGCCATGGTGGGCGTCCCGAACCCGAACGACACCGCCCTGGCCCAGAACAACGTCTTCTACTGGTCCGACGGGACTCAGATGGCAGCCACCGGCGGCCAGACGAACCGGCAGATCGTGGGGCCGGAGGCGATCCCGAAGGCCATGAAGAACGCGGTGGTCTCCGCCGAGAACGCGTCCTTCTACAAGGACCGAGGTGTCGATCCGAAGGGCATTGCGCGCGCCTTCGTCAACATGGCCCGGGGTGGCGAGACACAGGGTGGCTCGACCATCACTCAGCAGTACGTGAAGAACACGTACCTGAACCAGGACCAGACCATCACGCGCAAGTTCAAAGAGCTCTTCATCTCCATCAAGGTGAACTCGAAGCTGAGCAAGGACCAGATCCTCGCGGGCTACCTGAACACCGCGTACTACGGGCGCAACGCCTACGGGATCCAGGCGGCGGCCCAGGCCTACTTCGGTGTGGACGCCGAAAAGCTCAGCACCGAGCAGTGCGTCTTCCTCGCGTCCGTTCTCAAGGGCCCGAACCTGTACAACCCCGACGGGGGTGTCGGGGCGCTGGCCGATCCCGACTCCAACACCAAGCGGGTCAAGGAACGGTGGACATGGATCCTCGACCGTGAGGTCACGGTCGGGAACATGACCCAGGCCGAGCGGACCAAGATTAAGACATTCCCCACGCTCAAGAAGGCGAATTCGACCCTGTCCGGCCAGACCGGTTACCTCGTCGACATCGCCAAGGAGTACGTGGCGAAGAAGGCCGGCATCACGCCGGAGCAGTTGGAGAAGGGCGGCTACCGGATCTACACGACCTTCGACAAGAAGAAGGTCACTGAGCTGGAGAAGGCCGTCAAGGCGACGAAGAAGAGCTTCCTCGATACCAAGGCGCGGCCCAAGACCGACAAGGACGTGCAGTTCGGCGCGGCGTCGGTCGATCCGAAGACCGGCAAGATCGTGGCGCTCTACGGGGGCGACGGCTTCGACAAGGGCCACTACTCCAACAACGCCAATACGACGGGTGTGCCGGTCGGATCGACCTGGAAGCCGATCGTGCTGGCCACCGCGATGCAGTACGGAACGTACAAGACCACCCCAGAGCCCCTCTCGCCGATGGCCCGCTACAACGGCGACGACCTTCTGGTGATCAAGGACCAGAACGGCGACCCGATCATGGGTAACGACGGGAAGCCGTTCCGGCAGAAGAACGAGGGCACCAAGGCCTGGGGGATGGTGACGCTCAAGAAGGCCATGGAGCAGTCCATCAACTCCCCGTTCGCGCAGCTGGGCGTCGACGTCGGCCTTTCCAAGACCCGGAAGGTCGCGCAGTCCATGGGCATCCTGCAGGACTCCTTCGACCAGGGAAACCTCAACAACGTCTCCTTCTCCCTCGGTACGTCGACCCCGAGCGCCATTCGCATGGCCGACGCGTACGGAACCTTCGCCGCGTCGGGCTCGCACTACGAGCCGTACTCGGTCACCAAGGTGCTCAAGGACAGCGAGCCGCTCCCCGACTTCAAGCCGCCCGCCGAGCAGACCGCGATGCCCGAGAACGTGGCGAACAACGTCACCGACGTCCTGCAGAACGTGGTCCAGAACGGAACCGGCAAGAAGGTCGCCGACATGGGCTTCCCCGTGGCCGGCAAGACGGGTACGACCGACAAGAACAAGTCGGCGTGGTTCGTCGGCTACACCAGGGAGCTGTCCACGGCCGTCACCCTGTTCAGGTCCGACCCGAAGACGAGCAAGCTGGAATCGATGAACGGCACCGGCGGTGTGGCGTCCGTCCACGGTGGTGACATCCCGGCCCAGGTCTGGAAGGACTACATGGCCGTGGCCCTGAAGGACTCCAAGCACGAGGACTTCCCGAAGGCCGAACCGCTCGGCGAGATCCTCAACGCCAGCCCCAGCCCGAGCCCGACCCCGTCGACCACACCGTCGCCGTCGGCCAGCCCGACGCCGAGTACCTCGCCGAGCCCGTCCCTCAGCAGCTCTCCCACGGCCTCGCCGACCGACACCTGCGGCAACTTCAGCTGGAACTGTGGGAACAACGGTGGGACGGACGCGGGGGGCAGCGGCGGTCCGACCGGAAGCACGTCACCCACGGCGACGGCGACCATTACCAACGGGAACACCAGAGGTAATGGCAACGGCGGCATCTTCGCCGGACAGAACGGCGGATAG
- a CDS encoding PadR family transcriptional regulator: MSRRSGILEFAVLGLLRESPMHGYELRKRLNTSLGVFRAFSYGTLYPCLKTLVTSGWLIEESGSTTEDALAAPLAGRRAKIVYRLTAEGKEHFEELLAQTGPDAYEDEHFAARFAFFGQTSRDVRMRVLEGRRSRLEERLEKMRASLARTRERLDDYTLELQRHGMESVEREVRWLNELIESERAGRDVKDSASEGTSRGVPEGSSPGAFEGSAQQNSTSGETGGLPRHRDQSRPDPSDDTTT; this comes from the coding sequence ATGAGCCGGCGTTCCGGGATCCTCGAGTTCGCCGTACTCGGCCTGCTTCGCGAGTCCCCGATGCACGGCTATGAGCTGCGCAAACGACTCAATACGTCACTGGGTGTGTTCCGTGCGTTCAGCTACGGGACGCTCTACCCCTGCCTCAAGACGCTGGTCACGAGCGGCTGGTTGATCGAGGAATCGGGGAGCACCACCGAGGACGCCCTCGCCGCTCCGCTTGCTGGGCGTCGCGCCAAGATCGTCTATCGGTTGACGGCTGAAGGTAAAGAGCACTTCGAGGAGTTGCTCGCGCAGACGGGGCCCGACGCATACGAGGACGAGCACTTCGCCGCTCGTTTCGCGTTCTTCGGGCAGACGTCACGCGACGTGCGCATGCGCGTACTGGAGGGCCGCCGCAGTCGGCTCGAGGAGCGACTGGAGAAGATGCGTGCCTCGCTGGCACGCACCAGGGAGCGCCTCGACGACTACACCCTTGAGCTCCAGCGCCACGGAATGGAGTCCGTGGAGCGCGAAGTGCGCTGGCTGAACGAGCTCATCGAGAGCGAGCGGGCAGGACGGGACGTCAAGGACTCCGCCTCCGAAGGCACCTCACGAGGTGTCCCCGAAGGCAGCTCTCCGGGCGCCTTCGAAGGCTCCGCTCAGCAGAACAGCACATCTGGAGAGACGGGCGGCCTGCCCCGGCACCGGGACCAGTCCCGGCCGGATCCGTCCGACGACACCACCACGTGA